One genomic region from Pseudomonadota bacterium encodes:
- a CDS encoding 2-oxoacid:acceptor oxidoreductase family protein: protein MHYDVIMAGFGGQGIMLIGNLLAYAAIREDKNVTYLPSYGVEMRGGTANCSVVIDERDIGSPVVGRPLSLLIMNRPSLIKFEPRMKPGGVLILNSSLVPVAESKRDDIDLVPLPLNQLAQDELGNDRLANMVALGAYVKKTGVVSIKAVQAALEDALNPKYHKMIPLNQRAIELGAAEV from the coding sequence ATGCATTATGATGTGATTATGGCCGGTTTTGGCGGCCAGGGAATCATGCTGATCGGAAATCTGCTGGCCTATGCCGCCATTCGCGAAGATAAAAATGTTACTTATTTGCCTTCCTATGGCGTCGAAATGCGCGGGGGGACAGCCAACTGCTCAGTGGTGATTGATGAGCGGGATATCGGTTCTCCGGTGGTTGGACGACCATTATCATTGTTGATAATGAACCGTCCATCGCTGATTAAATTTGAGCCGCGGATGAAACCGGGTGGAGTTTTGATCCTTAATTCATCTTTGGTGCCGGTTGCCGAGTCCAAAAGGGATGATATTGATTTGGTCCCTTTGCCTTTAAATCAGTTGGCTCAGGATGAACTGGGCAATGATCGGCTGGCTAACATGGTGGCGTTGGGTGCCTATGTAAAAAAGACCGGGGTAGTCTCCATAAAGGCGGTTCAAGCTGCCCTTGAAGACGCACTGAACCCAAAATATCATAAAATGATTCCCCTGAACCAGAGGGCAATCGAATTGGGAGCGGCTGAAGTTTAA
- a CDS encoding XRE family transcriptional regulator, which yields MNAVNGSIETMKVCENIKTIREKQGLSLQELAGRTGYSTAVLSQIENHLESPSLGTMVRLAKALHVSIGSFFNREDTEPFTIIRHDERQTVSRFASKEGVTYGYTYESLGVGKKDRQMEPFCLTLEPATLPSAASSSHEGEEFIYVLEGSIDVTLWDHTDVLSAGDSIYYESSIPHRVQCHGDSPAKILAVIHP from the coding sequence ATGAATGCGGTAAATGGATCTATTGAAACGATGAAAGTATGCGAAAATATCAAGACTATCAGGGAAAAGCAAGGACTGTCCCTGCAGGAATTGGCCGGGAGAACCGGCTATTCAACCGCCGTGCTTTCCCAGATTGAAAATCACCTGGAGTCACCTTCTCTTGGAACTATGGTTCGTTTGGCCAAAGCACTTCATGTTTCCATCGGCAGTTTTTTTAACCGTGAAGATACTGAACCGTTTACCATTATACGTCATGATGAGCGGCAGACAGTTTCCCGTTTTGCGTCCAAGGAAGGTGTGACCTATGGATATACCTATGAGTCCCTGGGGGTAGGAAAAAAAGACCGGCAGATGGAACCGTTTTGTTTAACCCTTGAGCCGGCAACGCTGCCATCAGCTGCCAGCTCATCCCATGAGGGGGAAGAGTTTATCTATGTCCTGGAAGGCTCCATTGATGTGACTCTCTGGGATCATACCGATGTCCTTAGTGCGGGTGACAGCATTTATTATGAATCATCCATTCCCCACCGGGTTCAGTGCCACGGTGATTCCCCGGCGAAAATCCTGGCGGTAATACATCCGTAG